One Alligator mississippiensis isolate rAllMis1 chromosome 1, rAllMis1, whole genome shotgun sequence genomic window carries:
- the BACH1 gene encoding transcription regulator protein BACH1 isoform X2 — MSLSEKNSVVFAYESSVHSTNVLLGLNGQRKQDILCDVTILVEDQRFRAHRAVLAACSSYFLSRIGQLDADLIITLPEEVTLKGFGPLLEFAYTAKLILNKDNVSEVCKCAEFLGVHNIEESCFQFLKFKFLDCKSGQPECPRRQCCSSRCQKTDDKINQVDEGDLGDGGEEDVQTPDSQLHKDGENAKVSSPAFQDTSQTCDPACLEKSNVSDLPSLCPKYRKFQKAFGSDRVQTTELSSSITEVQVMSAASIHESKSFDNNATQKAQECEIMQLAAKYEEAQVEMEEGEEEAAKEEEMKSDLVSQSVSYPVEKMDAAAFPQHSSVAPHGLHPVPFLHVYEQYDDLNFSGIQNSTVIAEKAVAGTGVGYDKPIENKNSDLLLKSDLCSTESMNIRTTSDRSSVEREVAEHLAKGFWSNVYSTETACQMHLSPATAKEYSESIYSGKKTECPWLGIRISDSPEPSPQRTFTTLNSVNCPFISTLNTEGCSNSSEISSGDYIQGQQAEQCPFTCEISLGEESETDTEGESESCSAKEQECEVKLPFNAQRIISLSRNDFQSFLKMHKLTPEQLDCIHDIRRRSKNRIAAQRCRKRKLDCIQNLESEIEKLMAAFHTEEVVLKKEKMGIGEK, encoded by the exons ATGTCTTTAAGTGAGAAGAATAGTGTGGTTTTTGCTTATGAGTCTTCAGTACACAGTACCAATGTTCTACTCGGTCTCAATGGTCAGAGAAAGCAAGATATTCTTTGTGATGTTACTATTTTAGTGGAAGATCAGCGATTTCGGGCTCATCGGGCTGTGCTTGCAGCTTGCAGCAGTTACTTCCTTTCAAGAATTGGCCAGTTGGATGCTGATCTTATCatcactttaccagaagag gtGACACTTAAAGGATTTGGTCCTTTACTTGAATTTGCATATACAGCtaaacttattttaaataaagacaATGTGTCTGAAGTCTGCAAGTGTGCAGAATTTTTGGGAGTACATAATATTGAAGAATCTTGCTTTCAGTTTCTCAAATTCAAATTTTTGGACTGTAAATCAGGCCAACCAGAATGTCCCAGAAGGCAGTGTTGTTCATCACGCTGTCAGAAAACAGATGATAAAATTAACCAGGTGGATGAAGGGGACCTAGGTGATGGAGGAGAGGAAGATGTTCAAACCCCTGACTCACAGCTCCACAAAGATGGAGAAAATGCAAAAGTATCATCTCCTGCTTTCCAGGATACCAGTCAAACATGTGATCCTGCTTGTTTAGAAAAGAGTAATGTCTCTGACTTGCCTTCCCTATGTCCAAAATACAGGAAGTTCCAAAAAGCTTTTGGAAGTGACAGGGTTCAGACTACAGAGCTTAGTTCCAGTATTACAGAAGTTCAGGTAATGTCAGCTGCTTCCATTCATGAGAGCAAATCATTTGATAATAATGCCACACAAAAAGCTCAGGAGTGTGAAATTATGCAGCTGGCTGCAAAATATGAAGAGGCTCAGGTAGAAATGGAAGAGGGTGAGGAAGAGGCAGCAAAAGAGGAGGAAATGAAGAGCGATTTGGTGTCTCAGAGTGTCTCCTATCCTGTGGAGAAAAtggatgctgctgcttttccacaACACTCTTCTGTTGCACCTCATGGACTTCATCCTGTGCCTTTTTTACATGTATATGAGCAATATGATGATTTAAATTTCAGTGGTATACAAAATAGCACAGTCATAGCAGAAAAAGCTGTAGCGGGTACTGGAGTTGGGTATGACAAAccaattgaaaacaaaaacagtgatCTGCTTTTGAAGTCTGACCTGTGCAGTACAGAAAGCATGAACATTCGAACAACCAGTGATCGTAGCAGTGTGGAGAGAGAGGTTGCTGAACACCTAGCAAAAGGATTTTGGAGCAATGTGTACAGTACGGAAACTGCTTGTCAAATGCATTTGTCACCTGCAACAGCAAAAGAATACTCAGAATCAATATATTCAGGGAAAAAGACAGAGTGTCCATGGCTCGGCATCAGGATCAGCGACAGCCCTGAACCGTCTCCTCAAAGAACTTTCACAACTTTGAATTCTGTCAACTGCCCATTTATAAGCACCCTTAATACTGAAGGATGCTCAAACAGTTCAGAGATAAGTAGTGGAGATTATATTCAGGGACAGCAAGCGGAGCAGTGTCCATTTACTTGTGAGATAAGTTTGGGAGAAGAGTCTGAAACTGACACGGAGGGGGAAAGCGAGTCGTGTTCAGCAAAAGAACAGGAATGCGAG GTAAAACTGCCATTTAATGCACAAAGGATCATTTCACTTTCTCGAAATGACTTCCAGTCATTTCTGAAAATGCACAAATTGACCCCTGAGCAGCTGGATTGCATCCATGATATCCGAAGACGAAGCAAAAATAGAATTGCAGCGCAGAGATGTCGTAAGAGAAAGCTTGACTGCATCCAGAATCTGGAATCTGAAATTGAAAAACTG